The genomic interval AGATTGCCGCGAGCATGACTGACGCAGGAAACCAAAGAGTTTGGATTATCACGATCAAGCGTCGTGTAGAACAGAACATCACGTTCATTGTAGCTGCTATATTGCTGTTCATAAGCTTCTCGGCTGCCAAGAGCATCGACGATTCTTGCCCATTTCGAATAAGACACCATCTCATCGCCCTCCAGCTTTCCTTTTAGGCTTGGCGTGTCGTCGTCAACCTGCAGGTGGTAATGAACATCAATTAATCTAGCATGATTCTCAGCACGCTCCATGTAGCGCCCTATCCAAAACAACGCTTCTGCATTCCGGTTCAGCATAGCAATCCCTCCTGTTAATTATCGTTTTAGGACCCACGTATCCTTGACTCCGCCGCCCTGAGAAGAGTTGACCACAAGTGAACCTTCCTTCATCGCAACACGTGTTAAACCGCCCGGAATGACATGAGTCTCTTCACCCATCAAAGCAAATGCGCGCAAATCAATATGCCGGGGCGTCATGCCGCCATTCACCATAACCGGCGCTCGCGAGAGCTTCATCGTCGTCTGGGCGATATATCGCTCAGGTTCCCGCTTAATAGCTTCAGCAAATGCATGAATCTCGGGCAGGGAAGCGCTTGGACCAATCAACATGCCATAGCCTCCCGAAAGCGATGTCTCCTTCACAACGAGCTGATCCAAGTGTTCCAGCACGTAATCACGTTCCTCCTTGCGCGTTAAAATGTACGTTGGAACGTTATGCAAAAGAGGCTCTTCTCCCAAATAGTAACGAATCATGTCTGGAACATACGCATAAACGGCTTTATCGTCCGCCACGCCTGTTCCTGGCGCATTGGCGATCGCTACATTTCCGGCACGATAAGCGTTCATGAGTCCAGGTACACCAAGGAAGGAATCCGGCTGAAAGGCAAGCGGATCAAGAAAATCATCATCGATGCGTCGATAAATAACATCCACTTGACGAAGTCCGCGCAAATCACGCAAATAAATTTTGTGGTCTTTGTATACGAGGTCCCTGCCTTCAACGAGGTGAATGCCCATCTGCTGCGCCAAAAAGGTATGTTCATAATAAGCTGAATTATAAGCACCAGGAGTGAGCAGCACGATCAAGGGGTCACGCTTGCCGCTTGGAGAAAGCGCGCGAAGTGAGCTTAGAAAACAATTTAAGCTGCGGTCAATACTTTGTACTGAACTTGATAAATACAAATCATGAAATAGCTCATTCATTAACGTTCTGCCTTTAAACAAATAAGAAAAGCCTGATGGAGATCGCAAATTATCCTCCAGCACATAATATCGGCCCTTCTCATCACGAATCAAATCAATGCCCGATGCTGTAATATATACACCGCCTGGAACATGTAGACCAGCCATTTCAGGCCGAAAATAAGTATTTGAAACAATCATTTTACGAGGAATGATACCATCTGCTACAATTTTTTGTCCGTGATATACATCATGAAGGAATGCATTCAAAGCTTTGATTCGCTGCCTTACTCCTCGGTCAACGCCATCCCATTCATGCTTCGGTATGACGCGAGGGATATAATCGAACGGAATCGTTCGCTCAAGCGGCTCATTTTGCGCACCGCTGTACAGCGTGAAGGTAATTCCCTCCTCCATCATTCTTTGATTAATCGCGTTTTGCCGGACTGCAAGCTCAGTTGGATTCATTCTTCCGAATAATCGATGAACGCTTTCGTAGTGGTCACGAACTGAAAAGTCCTTATCGAACATTTCATCGTAAAAGGTCTGAGCATCGTAATATTGCGATTGCGACTGTTTGGCCGTCGACATGACAACCGCCTCCTTCATGATGGCCGCTATACCAGTTTGGTACTAGCTAGGTGAATATTCGATCAATTTTGTTGATTTAACGTTAAAAAACTTAACATTAAATCCATATTTATATCGGAATGTTAGGATAATCATACTAAATTCTGAATATTGTGTCAACTTATATAACACGAAAGCAGGAACCCTCAAGTGAGAGAATTCCTGCTTTTTCTGAGCTGCATTTCCTATTCGGATTGGTTTAATTGCTGTAAATCCTTTGTAACTTTATCAACCATATTAACGAATGAAGCCAGTTCTTGGGATCGAGCTGCTTGATTACGGGCCTCAACCGAGGTTTGCTCCGATTCAAGGCGCACTGCGGATAGCTTCTTATCGATTTCCTCAAGCTTTGACTGTATCCCTTCAAGTGCGTTTCTTGATGAAGCGGCCAGCTTGCGCACTTCATTCGCAACAACCTCGAAGCCTCTCCCATTTTCGCCAGCTCTCGCAGCTTCTATCGCAGCATTAAGACCTAACAAATGCGTCTGATCCGATATGCCTCGAATCAAAGTTCCCATTTCGTTAATGCCTTCAAGCTCTTCACGAAGCTCACCTAATAGTGTATGCGTCTTATCCTGAGATTGCGAAGTCGAAATCGCAGTTGCCGCTATCGATTGTGCACCCTCGTCCAATTCAAACATAAGTGAAGCAAGCTCCTGCACAGCACTCGTAACAGTCGTCAGCATGATGGAACGATTGTCCGCCAGCTCTTGAATCTTTTTCTGTTCATGCTGATTGTAAGCTTCAAGCACGAATTGCGAGTCCAGATTGAACAATTTCGTCAAAGCATGCACAACATCCTTCCAGCGTTCAGGAAGAACTCTTTTCAGTACGTTTGTCGATATGTCCAGATAAGTCATATATGTACCCAAATACCAGTCCGTCGTCAGTCCAATTCGGGAATGGACAGCGCCTATTTTTATGCGGTTATCAATGTAAGCTTGGTCGATTACCCCCTCGGTAAGCGACATGTAATACCATATCTGCGTTTCCTTCAAACGTTCAATGGTGCTTACATTAGAAATAATAGCTACAAGCTCCGGCTGCTGGCCTATAGTTTCATAAAACCGGTCGACCACTTCATGGACAATATTTTGAAAAATGGGCTTGCATTCCGCTAAAATCTTGAGATCCTGCTCCGTAATACCCGTGTATTCAATCTGCTTCTTGCGCTCTGCTGATAAATTAATCAAAATAGCCCGACTCCTTCGGTATATAGTAGACCACTATTACCTATTATATCGGAAAATATTCAAGAAACAGTATGATCATCTCAAATTCTTTTTAAACCTACAGGAAGAAAA from Paenibacillus sp. FSL K6-3182 carries:
- a CDS encoding globin-coupled sensor protein; this translates as MINLSAERKKQIEYTGITEQDLKILAECKPIFQNIVHEVVDRFYETIGQQPELVAIISNVSTIERLKETQIWYYMSLTEGVIDQAYIDNRIKIGAVHSRIGLTTDWYLGTYMTYLDISTNVLKRVLPERWKDVVHALTKLFNLDSQFVLEAYNQHEQKKIQELADNRSIMLTTVTSAVQELASLMFELDEGAQSIAATAISTSQSQDKTHTLLGELREELEGINEMGTLIRGISDQTHLLGLNAAIEAARAGENGRGFEVVANEVRKLAASSRNALEGIQSKLEEIDKKLSAVRLESEQTSVEARNQAARSQELASFVNMVDKVTKDLQQLNQSE
- a CDS encoding circularly permuted type 2 ATP-grasp protein, with the protein product MSTAKQSQSQYYDAQTFYDEMFDKDFSVRDHYESVHRLFGRMNPTELAVRQNAINQRMMEEGITFTLYSGAQNEPLERTIPFDYIPRVIPKHEWDGVDRGVRQRIKALNAFLHDVYHGQKIVADGIIPRKMIVSNTYFRPEMAGLHVPGGVYITASGIDLIRDEKGRYYVLEDNLRSPSGFSYLFKGRTLMNELFHDLYLSSSVQSIDRSLNCFLSSLRALSPSGKRDPLIVLLTPGAYNSAYYEHTFLAQQMGIHLVEGRDLVYKDHKIYLRDLRGLRQVDVIYRRIDDDFLDPLAFQPDSFLGVPGLMNAYRAGNVAIANAPGTGVADDKAVYAYVPDMIRYYLGEEPLLHNVPTYILTRKEERDYVLEHLDQLVVKETSLSGGYGMLIGPSASLPEIHAFAEAIKREPERYIAQTTMKLSRAPVMVNGGMTPRHIDLRAFALMGEETHVIPGGLTRVAMKEGSLVVNSSQGGGVKDTWVLKR